A region from the Flavobacteriales bacterium genome encodes:
- a CDS encoding arginine decarboxylase translates to MKTRYIDLIEQTFDFPKDEFNFRDGNLTWNDLPLTEIIEKYGTPLRISYLPKIGEKIDEARAHFAKAFKEHKYVGTYTYFYCTKSNHFQYVIDKVLDKGVSLETSSAYDIEIVELMIERGKLPKDATILCNGFKDERYIRNIARLANSGFKVVPIIDNMGELHRLDEAINVQCDIGIRIAAEEAPKFEFYTSRLGIGYKDIIPFYMRNVSKQRKFKLKLMHFFINTGITDTAYYWNELGKCVNVYCDLKKLCPTLDTLDIGGGMPIKNSLNFSFDADYMIGEIVGRVKDICDENKVQEPNIYSEFGSFTVSDCGATFFSIVDQKKQNDKERWNMIDGSFMTTLPDTWAINKRFIMLPINNWEDEYERVFLGGMTCDSDDYYNSEQHVNAIYLPKYRAGRKQHIGFFNTGAYQDSLGGFGGIQHCLIPKPKHVLLDRAADGSLVDWLFAPEQSSERMLELLGYLPQAELARR, encoded by the coding sequence ATGAAGACCCGCTACATCGACCTGATCGAACAAACCTTCGACTTCCCGAAGGACGAATTCAACTTCCGTGACGGCAACCTCACGTGGAACGATCTTCCACTGACTGAGATCATCGAGAAGTACGGCACGCCGCTGCGGATCAGCTACCTGCCCAAGATCGGCGAGAAGATCGATGAGGCACGGGCGCACTTCGCCAAGGCCTTCAAGGAGCACAAGTACGTGGGCACCTACACGTACTTCTACTGCACCAAGAGCAATCATTTCCAGTATGTGATCGACAAGGTGCTCGACAAAGGCGTGAGCCTGGAGACGAGCAGCGCCTACGACATCGAGATCGTGGAGCTGATGATCGAGCGCGGCAAGCTGCCCAAGGACGCCACCATCCTCTGCAACGGCTTCAAGGACGAGCGCTACATACGGAACATCGCACGGTTGGCCAATAGCGGTTTCAAGGTGGTGCCCATCATCGACAACATGGGCGAACTCCACCGCCTCGATGAAGCCATCAACGTGCAGTGCGACATCGGGATCCGCATCGCCGCGGAAGAAGCACCGAAGTTCGAGTTCTATACCAGCCGTCTCGGTATCGGGTACAAGGACATCATCCCCTTCTACATGCGCAACGTGAGCAAGCAGCGCAAATTCAAGCTGAAGCTCATGCACTTCTTCATCAACACCGGCATCACGGACACGGCCTACTACTGGAACGAGCTGGGCAAGTGCGTGAACGTCTACTGCGACCTGAAGAAGCTCTGCCCCACGCTCGATACGCTGGACATCGGCGGTGGCATGCCCATCAAGAACAGCCTCAACTTCAGCTTCGATGCCGATTACATGATCGGCGAGATCGTGGGGCGCGTGAAGGACATCTGCGACGAGAACAAGGTGCAGGAACCGAACATCTACAGCGAATTCGGCAGCTTCACCGTGAGCGATTGCGGCGCCACCTTTTTCAGCATCGTGGACCAGAAAAAGCAGAACGACAAGGAGCGGTGGAACATGATCGACGGCAGCTTCATGACCACGCTGCCGGACACGTGGGCCATCAACAAGCGCTTCATCATGCTGCCCATCAACAACTGGGAGGACGAGTACGAGCGCGTTTTCCTCGGTGGCATGACCTGCGACAGCGACGACTACTACAACAGCGAGCAGCACGTCAACGCCATCTACCTGCCCAAGTACCGTGCGGGCCGCAAACAGCACATCGGCTTTTTCAACACCGGCGCCTACCAGGATTCGCTCGGCGGCTTCGGCGGCATCCAGCACTGCCTCATCCCGAAACCCAAGCACGTGCTGCTGGACCGGGCGGCCGATGGAAGCCTCGTCGATTGGCTCTTCGCTCCCGAACAAAGCAGCGAGCGCATGCTGGAACTGCTCGGTTATCTGCCGCAAGCCGAACTGGCGCGTCGCTGA
- a CDS encoding ORF6N domain-containing protein codes for MTASVALEPKPAYGGTVLHDGIIMEKILLLRGQRVMLDRDLAELYGVRSIRLREQVKRNKSRFPGTFMFQLTDKELRDMVSQNAIPSFSHTGGALPYAFTEHGVLMLANVLKSERAVAMSIRIIEVFVHMRGMIMAHKDILLKLEQMERRVEEHDDSIGTLFQYLKELLNPPVAPRPAIGYKRQQP; via the coding sequence ATGACAGCTTCCGTGGCACTGGAGCCCAAGCCCGCTTATGGCGGAACCGTTCTACATGATGGGATCATCATGGAGAAGATCCTGCTGCTGCGCGGCCAACGGGTGATGCTGGACCGGGACCTGGCCGAGCTGTACGGTGTGCGGTCGATCAGGCTTCGGGAGCAGGTGAAACGGAACAAGTCAAGGTTCCCTGGCACCTTCATGTTCCAACTGACGGATAAGGAGTTACGGGATATGGTATCGCAAAATGCGATACCGTCTTTCAGTCATACTGGTGGTGCTTTGCCTTATGCCTTCACGGAGCATGGCGTGCTGATGCTGGCCAACGTGCTGAAAAGCGAGCGGGCCGTGGCCATGAGCATCCGCATCATCGAAGTGTTCGTGCATATGCGCGGGATGATCATGGCCCACAAGGATATCCTGCTGAAACTGGAACAGATGGAACGAAGGGTGGAGGAGCATGATGACAGCATCGGCACCCTGTTCCAATACTTGAAAGAACTGCTGAACCCGCCCGTTGCGCCGCGTCCGGCTATCGGGTACAAGCGTCAACAACCATGA
- a CDS encoding deoxyhypusine synthase family protein: MSNRPISSFIEKHFLHFNAAALVDAAKGYKAHKAGGKKMMITLAGAMSTGELGKILAEMIRKGQVDIISCTGANLEEDVMNLVAHDHYERIPHYRDLTPQQERDLLDRGMNRVTDTCIPEHEAFRRLEKHVVDLWTADDKSGNRRFPHQYFYEMINSGVLKQYYQIDPKDSWMVAAAERNLPIICPGWEDSTLGNIFAGHCIVGDCKPTMMKSGIEYMMWLAEWYTANCGEDGIGFFQIGGGIAGDFPICVVPMLHQDLQRDNIPFWSYFCQISDSTTSYGSYSGAVPNEKITWGKLDIGTPKYIIESDATIVAPLIFAYILDM; the protein is encoded by the coding sequence ATGAGCAATCGTCCGATCAGCAGCTTCATCGAGAAGCACTTCCTGCACTTCAACGCGGCCGCCCTGGTGGACGCCGCCAAAGGCTACAAGGCGCACAAAGCCGGCGGCAAGAAGATGATGATCACGTTGGCCGGTGCCATGAGCACGGGCGAACTCGGGAAGATCCTGGCCGAGATGATACGCAAGGGCCAGGTGGACATCATCAGCTGCACCGGCGCCAACTTGGAGGAGGACGTGATGAACCTGGTGGCCCACGACCATTATGAGCGGATCCCCCACTACCGGGATCTCACGCCGCAACAGGAGCGCGACCTGCTGGACCGCGGCATGAACCGCGTGACCGACACGTGCATCCCCGAGCACGAGGCCTTCCGGCGGCTGGAGAAACACGTGGTGGACCTCTGGACCGCCGACGACAAGAGCGGCAACCGCCGTTTCCCGCACCAGTACTTCTACGAGATGATCAACTCGGGCGTGCTGAAGCAGTACTACCAGATCGATCCGAAGGACAGTTGGATGGTGGCCGCCGCTGAGCGCAACCTGCCCATCATCTGCCCCGGCTGGGAGGACAGCACCCTTGGGAACATCTTCGCCGGGCATTGCATCGTGGGCGACTGCAAGCCGACCATGATGAAGAGCGGCATCGAGTACATGATGTGGCTGGCCGAGTGGTACACCGCCAACTGTGGCGAAGACGGCATCGGCTTCTTCCAGATCGGCGGAGGCATCGCGGGCGACTTCCCCATCTGCGTGGTGCCCATGTTGCACCAGGACCTGCAGCGCGACAACATCCCGTTCTGGAGCTACTTCTGCCAGATCAGCGACAGCACCACCAGCTACGGCAGCTACAGCGGTGCCGTCCCCAACGAGAAGATCACTTGGGGAAAATTGGACATCGGCACGCCGAAGTACATCATCGAAAGCGATGCTACTATTGTCGCGCCGCTCATCTTCGCATACATACTTGATATGTAA
- the scpA gene encoding methylmalonyl-CoA mutase: MATTKLFDAFPPATREQWEAVIKKELKDKDLSTLNVNVDGKELPPFHVATDGGPQGVRRRGVKRDGNAWRATVGIDANGADANKLALEALTGGADALEFYGKPNDLHALLKDVWIGAIDLSVDGDAAMLDALLASHAQQNTPAAEVSLCLGLPHDADVRALKDKLAKHPRVRLFSVSDGGARSTADALQQGRALLSHLIAQGFTIDDACARLQFRLHLGDDLFVEAARLRAFREAWAAVVDEFKPQHDCSHTTWIQAVVSYPAETKSAHENLIRATLQAMSAITGGCDGLTIPTPTLPEGDALARRAVRNIHNLLRDESFLARVADPLGGSFTTEQLTTTLATALTDQGSAAQPEARGMKPEASIPTREEILLKPRYTAADLEGLEHLHFAAGIPPYLRGPYGSMYAIRPWTIRQYAGFSTAEASNAFYRRNLAAGQMGLSVAFDLATHRGYDSDHPRVKGDVGKAGVAISSVEDMKILFDSIPLDKMSVSMTMNGAVLPIMAFFIVAAEEQGVAPEQLQGTIQNDILKEFMVRNTYIYPPGPSMRIVGDIFSYCAKKMPKFNCISISGYHMHEAGAPADLELAYTLADGIEYVRTGIAAGMKVDEFANRLSFFWGIGMDLFMEVAKMRAGRLLWAKMLHEIGATDKKSLALRTHCQTSGWSLTAQDPFNNVARTTVEALAAVLGGTQSLHTNSLDEAIALPTDFSAKIARDTQLYLQKNSGITKFIDPLGGSYYVESLTHELVHKAWARITEVEELGGMSKAIETGLPKMRIEEAAAKRQARIDTGKDKIIGVNAFVTEDETKMELLEVDNTSVRESQVARLKQIRASRDEGAVQEALQALTKAATGHRPQASGSGADEPEARGLQPEANLLELAVRSARARATLGEISDALEKAFGRYSATIRSISGVYSAESMQDPEMKEAMRLADEFAKVEGRRPRILVAKMGQDGHDRGAKVIATSFADIGFDVDIGPLFQTPQEVAKQAIENDVHVLGISSLAGGHKTLVPEVIKELRETYKRGDILVVAGGVIPPDHFQFLKDAGCFDVYGPGTKIPKAAMGIIKRLMEH; this comes from the coding sequence ATGGCAACCACGAAGCTGTTCGACGCCTTCCCGCCCGCCACGCGCGAGCAGTGGGAGGCCGTGATCAAGAAGGAACTGAAGGACAAGGACCTGTCCACATTGAACGTGAACGTGGACGGCAAGGAACTGCCGCCGTTCCATGTGGCCACTGATGGCGGTCCGCAGGGCGTTCGCCGCAGGGGTGTGAAGAGAGATGGCAATGCGTGGCGCGCAACGGTAGGCATCGATGCAAACGGTGCGGATGCGAACAAGCTGGCGCTGGAAGCTCTTACGGGCGGTGCCGATGCGCTGGAGTTCTACGGCAAACCGAACGACCTCCATGCCCTGCTGAAGGATGTGTGGATCGGTGCCATCGACCTATCAGTGGACGGCGATGCGGCGATGCTCGATGCATTGCTCGCTTCGCACGCCCAACAGAACACGCCTGCTGCGGAAGTCAGCCTGTGCCTTGGTCTTCCGCACGATGCCGATGTGCGCGCGTTGAAGGACAAGCTCGCGAAGCATCCGCGTGTGCGCCTCTTCAGCGTGAGCGATGGCGGAGCGCGCAGTACCGCCGATGCGCTTCAACAAGGCCGCGCGCTCCTCTCCCACTTGATCGCCCAAGGCTTCACCATCGATGATGCCTGCGCACGCCTTCAGTTCCGCCTTCACCTCGGCGATGATCTCTTCGTGGAAGCTGCGCGTCTGCGTGCGTTCCGCGAAGCATGGGCCGCTGTCGTTGATGAGTTCAAGCCGCAACACGACTGCTCGCACACCACATGGATCCAAGCGGTGGTCTCATACCCTGCCGAGACCAAATCCGCCCACGAGAACCTGATCCGCGCCACACTGCAAGCGATGAGCGCGATCACCGGTGGATGCGATGGTCTGACCATCCCCACCCCTACCCTGCCCGAAGGCGATGCCCTCGCGCGCCGCGCCGTGCGCAACATCCACAACCTGTTGCGCGATGAGAGTTTTCTCGCTCGCGTGGCGGACCCACTGGGCGGCTCATTCACCACGGAGCAGCTCACCACAACTCTGGCCACAGCGCTGACCGACCAGGGAAGCGCTGCCCAGCCCGAGGCCCGTGGCATGAAGCCTGAGGCCAGCATTCCGACGAGAGAGGAGATCCTCCTCAAGCCCCGCTACACCGCCGCAGACCTCGAAGGACTGGAGCACCTGCACTTCGCCGCCGGCATCCCGCCCTATTTGCGCGGACCCTACGGCAGCATGTACGCCATCCGTCCGTGGACGATCCGGCAGTACGCGGGCTTCAGTACGGCCGAGGCGAGCAACGCCTTCTATCGCCGCAACCTCGCAGCAGGGCAAATGGGATTGAGCGTCGCCTTCGACCTCGCCACGCACCGCGGCTACGACAGCGACCATCCTCGCGTGAAAGGCGACGTGGGCAAGGCCGGGGTGGCCATCAGCAGCGTGGAGGACATGAAGATCCTCTTCGACAGCATACCGCTGGACAAGATGAGCGTGAGCATGACGATGAACGGCGCCGTGCTGCCCATCATGGCCTTCTTCATCGTGGCGGCGGAAGAACAAGGCGTGGCACCGGAGCAATTGCAAGGCACCATCCAGAACGACATCCTGAAAGAGTTCATGGTGCGTAACACCTACATCTATCCGCCGGGGCCGAGCATGCGCATCGTGGGCGACATCTTCTCGTATTGCGCGAAGAAGATGCCCAAGTTCAATTGCATCAGCATCAGCGGCTACCATATGCACGAGGCCGGTGCGCCAGCGGACCTGGAGCTCGCCTACACGCTGGCCGATGGCATCGAGTACGTCCGCACGGGCATCGCGGCCGGCATGAAGGTCGATGAGTTCGCCAACCGCCTCAGCTTCTTCTGGGGCATCGGCATGGACCTCTTCATGGAAGTCGCCAAGATGCGCGCCGGCCGTTTGCTCTGGGCGAAGATGCTGCATGAGATCGGCGCGACGGACAAGAAGAGTCTCGCACTGCGCACGCACTGTCAGACCAGCGGCTGGAGCCTCACCGCGCAGGATCCATTCAACAACGTGGCGCGCACCACGGTGGAAGCGCTGGCCGCTGTGCTGGGTGGAACACAATCGCTGCACACCAATTCGCTCGACGAGGCCATCGCGCTGCCCACGGACTTCAGCGCCAAGATCGCGCGCGACACGCAGCTCTATCTGCAGAAGAACAGCGGCATCACCAAGTTCATCGATCCGCTCGGCGGCAGCTATTACGTGGAAAGCCTCACGCACGAGTTGGTCCACAAGGCGTGGGCGCGCATCACTGAAGTGGAAGAGCTGGGCGGCATGAGCAAGGCCATCGAGACCGGACTGCCGAAGATGCGCATAGAGGAAGCCGCCGCGAAACGACAAGCGCGCATCGACACAGGCAAGGACAAGATCATCGGCGTGAACGCCTTTGTGACGGAGGATGAGACGAAGATGGAATTGCTGGAGGTGGACAACACTTCAGTACGCGAATCCCAAGTCGCCAGGCTGAAACAGATCCGCGCGAGCCGGGATGAAGGTGCGGTTCAAGAAGCTCTGCAAGCGCTGACGAAAGCGGCCACAGGCCACAGGCCACAGGCCTCGGGCTCAGGCGCCGACGAGCCTGAAGCCCGAGGCCTGCAGCCTGAGGCCAACTTGCTGGAGCTAGCAGTTAGATCTGCCCGTGCCCGAGCCACATTGGGCGAGATCAGCGACGCACTGGAGAAAGCCTTCGGTCGTTACAGCGCCACCATCCGCAGCATCAGTGGTGTTTACTCAGCAGAGAGCATGCAGGATCCCGAGATGAAGGAGGCCATGCGCCTCGCCGATGAATTCGCGAAGGTGGAGGGCCGTCGTCCGCGCATCCTTGTGGCTAAAATGGGCCAGGACGGTCACGACCGCGGCGCCAAGGTGATCGCCACAAGCTTCGCCGACATCGGCTTCGACGTTGACATCGGTCCGCTGTTCCAAACGCCGCAGGAAGTAGCCAAACAAGCCATCGAGAACGATGTGCATGTGCTGGGCATCAGCAGCCTCGCCGGTGGTCACAAGACCCTGGTGCCCGAGGTGATCAAGGAGTTGCGCGAGACCTACAAACGCGGCGACATCCTCGTGGTGGCCGGAGGGGTGATACCGCCCGATCATTTCCAATTCCTGAAGGATGCGGGTTGCTTTGATGTGTACGGGCCGGGGACGAAGATCCCGAAGGCGGCGATGGGGATCATCAAACGATTGATGGAACACTGA
- a CDS encoding CotH kinase family protein: MPLRLRSTAFVVALSLLSAQHATAQLAGDTLFDTDQVINIQLSFDDPDFWITLLMNHQSGTEALIPADVVITDLSGTYSFDSVGVRLKGNSSFDFYPTQKKPIKIDFDAYIDGQKYHGLKKLNLSNNWSDASLLREKVFMDVCRREGVLAPRVGFANVSLNGQAWGFYSVIEQVDKTFLDRWLGANDGNLFKAGDNYTPDGGGLGLEADLNHYGNVATNYTGRYELKTNEVLNDWTDLIELLDFIDNTNSTDLVAGLPDRFEWTGVLRSLALDNLFGNMDAYYGTARNYYLYHDSTTFKWNWVHWDANMAFGRYVPQWVNDVAALPATYTSPGRRLLQRVMGNATLRQAYLVEYCDLFERFTNAELDPYIDQLHDLIQPHVYADNNKEFQNADFENNIEQTTTAFSGGFWWTMPGLKSFIAERRTNLLNSTLDCSSVGMPEVFAEAFAAYPNPTTGPVNLTLPMGVRLRDVLVTDALGRRWEVPMTGNGLDLSALAPGSYVLTAMEGEEQVRVLVVKE; the protein is encoded by the coding sequence ATGCCACTACGGCTCCGCTCCACGGCTTTTGTTGTTGCCCTATCGTTGCTTTCCGCCCAGCACGCTACCGCGCAACTGGCGGGCGACACGCTGTTCGATACCGACCAGGTCATCAACATCCAGCTCTCCTTCGATGACCCCGACTTCTGGATCACCTTGCTGATGAACCACCAATCGGGCACGGAGGCGCTGATCCCTGCTGATGTGGTCATCACCGACCTGTCCGGCACCTACTCCTTCGATAGCGTGGGCGTGCGCCTGAAGGGGAACAGTTCGTTCGATTTCTACCCCACGCAGAAGAAACCCATCAAGATCGACTTCGACGCCTACATCGATGGGCAGAAGTACCATGGCCTGAAGAAGCTCAACCTGAGCAACAACTGGAGCGACGCCAGCCTGCTGCGCGAGAAGGTGTTCATGGACGTATGCCGCCGCGAAGGCGTACTGGCCCCGCGCGTGGGTTTCGCCAATGTGTCGCTCAACGGCCAGGCGTGGGGCTTCTACAGCGTCATCGAACAGGTGGACAAGACCTTCCTGGACCGGTGGCTGGGTGCCAACGATGGCAACCTCTTCAAGGCCGGCGACAACTACACCCCCGATGGCGGCGGACTGGGTCTGGAAGCCGACCTGAACCACTACGGCAATGTGGCCACCAACTACACCGGCCGCTACGAGCTGAAGACGAACGAGGTGCTGAACGATTGGACGGACCTGATCGAGTTGCTCGACTTCATCGACAACACCAACAGCACCGATCTGGTGGCCGGGCTGCCCGATCGCTTTGAATGGACCGGCGTGCTGCGCTCATTGGCGCTCGACAATCTCTTCGGCAACATGGACGCGTACTACGGCACCGCACGCAACTACTACCTCTACCACGACAGCACCACCTTCAAGTGGAACTGGGTGCATTGGGACGCGAACATGGCCTTTGGACGCTACGTGCCGCAATGGGTGAACGATGTGGCTGCGCTGCCCGCCACGTACACCAGCCCGGGCCGCCGGTTGCTGCAGCGTGTCATGGGCAACGCCACGTTGCGCCAGGCCTATTTGGTGGAATACTGCGATCTCTTCGAGCGGTTCACCAATGCCGAACTGGACCCGTACATCGATCAGTTGCACGACCTCATACAGCCGCATGTATATGCCGACAACAACAAGGAATTCCAGAACGCCGACTTCGAGAACAACATCGAACAGACCACCACGGCGTTCAGCGGCGGGTTCTGGTGGACCATGCCCGGACTGAAGTCGTTCATTGCCGAGCGGCGCACCAACCTCCTGAACTCCACCCTCGATTGCAGTTCAGTGGGCATGCCCGAGGTGTTCGCGGAGGCCTTCGCCGCATACCCCAACCCGACCACCGGCCCGGTGAACCTCACCCTGCCGATGGGGGTGCGATTGCGCGATGTGCTGGTGACCGACGCGCTTGGCCGCCGCTGGGAAGTGCCCATGACCGGTAACGGCTTGGACCTGTCGGCGCTGGCCCCGGGCAGCTATGTGCTCACCGCCATGGAAGGAGAGGAGCAGGTGCGGGTCTTGGTGGTGAAGGAGTGA
- a CDS encoding helix-turn-helix domain-containing protein, which translates to MPFGNNLKLLRKRRGRSQEEVAVALDVKRSSWSGYENGSAEPPFDLLMRISGYFKVSIDRLLREDLSLYGEQQLSILERGGDVDVNGMRLRVLATTVGGDNDENIELVHEQARAGYATGYADPDFISVLPTFRMPFLSKQKKYRTFPINGDSMPPVAHGSWVTGEYVQNWELIRDGQPYIVVTRAEGIVFKVLYNQIKEKGAFLLCSTNPLYEPYEVPVGEILEIWKFVHFISHDLPEPNLTRDDLARNVMDLRAEVIRLRTSLEGQGRLPL; encoded by the coding sequence CTGCCCTTCGGCAACAACCTGAAACTCCTGCGCAAGCGCCGCGGCCGCAGCCAAGAGGAGGTGGCCGTGGCCCTCGACGTGAAGCGGTCCAGTTGGAGCGGTTACGAGAACGGCTCAGCCGAACCGCCCTTCGACCTGCTCATGCGCATCAGTGGCTATTTCAAGGTGAGCATCGACCGGCTCCTGCGCGAGGACCTGTCCCTCTACGGCGAACAGCAGCTGAGCATCCTGGAGCGCGGCGGCGATGTGGACGTGAACGGTATGCGCCTGCGCGTGCTGGCCACCACCGTGGGCGGCGACAACGACGAGAACATCGAACTGGTGCACGAGCAGGCCCGGGCAGGTTATGCCACCGGCTACGCCGATCCCGATTTCATCAGCGTACTGCCCACTTTCCGCATGCCCTTCCTCAGCAAGCAGAAGAAGTACCGCACCTTCCCCATCAACGGCGACAGTATGCCGCCCGTGGCGCACGGTAGCTGGGTAACCGGCGAATACGTGCAGAACTGGGAGCTCATCCGCGACGGGCAGCCCTACATCGTGGTCACCCGCGCCGAGGGCATCGTCTTCAAGGTGCTCTACAACCAGATCAAGGAGAAAGGCGCCTTCCTGCTGTGCAGCACCAACCCTCTTTACGAGCCCTATGAGGTGCCTGTGGGCGAGATCCTGGAGATCTGGAAGTTCGTGCACTTCATCAGCCACGACCTGCCCGAGCCCAACCTTACCCGTGATGATCTGGCCCGCAACGTCATGGACCTGCGCGCCGAGGTGATCCGCCTGCGGACCTCGCTGGAGGGGCAGGGGCGGCTGCCGTTGTGA
- a CDS encoding VOC family protein has translation MLQGKFHIAFATTDLKRIKAFYGGLLGCPEGRSAKNWVDYNFFGHQLTIQEVPRMERVSRVYNPKSNVPSDHWGIVLDPEDWKKLRDKCEKIGVTFFIDPNMVMKGEVGEQMSFFIEDPDGHAIEFKAMTEKNALFKKG, from the coding sequence ATGCTCCAGGGGAAGTTCCACATCGCCTTCGCCACCACCGACCTCAAACGCATCAAAGCATTCTACGGCGGCTTGCTCGGCTGCCCCGAAGGCCGCAGCGCCAAGAACTGGGTGGACTACAACTTTTTCGGCCACCAGCTCACCATCCAGGAAGTGCCGCGCATGGAGCGTGTGTCGCGCGTGTACAACCCCAAAAGCAATGTACCCAGTGATCACTGGGGTATCGTTCTCGATCCGGAAGATTGGAAGAAGCTCCGCGACAAGTGCGAGAAGATCGGCGTCACCTTCTTCATCGACCCCAACATGGTCATGAAAGGTGAAGTGGGTGAGCAGATGAGCTTCTTCATCGAGGATCCCGATGGGCACGCCATCGAGTTCAAGGCGATGACGGAGAAGAACGCCCTCTTCAAAAAGGGATGA
- a CDS encoding Smr/MutS family protein: MSKHKIDLHDIFNKGDQIDRALHEAMDFCIDRRIDMLEIIPGKGSGQLKKKVLRFLQLPDVKKTYHRIDKDRDNFGRLFVRFKH; the protein is encoded by the coding sequence ATGAGCAAGCACAAGATCGACCTCCACGACATCTTCAACAAAGGCGACCAGATCGACCGCGCGCTGCATGAAGCCATGGACTTCTGCATCGACCGCCGCATCGACATGCTGGAGATCATCCCCGGCAAGGGCAGCGGGCAGTTGAAGAAGAAGGTGCTGCGCTTCCTGCAGCTACCCGATGTGAAGAAGACCTACCACCGGATTGATAAGGACCGCGACAACTTCGGACGGTTATTCGTGCGCTTCAAGCATTGA